The Pseudokineococcus lusitanus nucleotide sequence CGCCCGGCGGCCGCACGGCGGGCGTCGTCCCACGGGCGGTACCAGGCGAGGGGCAGCGTGCTCACGGCGCCGCCGTCGACGTCGTCCGGCAGGAGCGCCGCGAGGACCCGGGCGCACGCGAGGGTGTGCTCGAGGCGGGCGGGCTCGGTCCAGTCGGGGGAGTAGACGGCGTGCTTGACCACCGGCGCGTGGAAGTCGCCGTAGGGGAACGCGTTCAGCGTGACGACCTCGAGCCCGAGGCGGTCGAGCTCGGCCCGCAGCCGCCGCACCGGGCCGCCCGCCGGGGCACCGTCGGCGAGGTCGGCGTCGAGGACCGCGGCCGCGCCGGCGGGGAACCACAGGCCCACGCCGAGCCGCTCGCCGTCCGCGGGCAGCCCGAGGCGCTCCGCGACCGGGACGGCGACGGTGCGGAGCTGCTCCACGATGCCGTCGAGCGCCGTGGCCGGGTGGACGTTGGTGCAGTAGGCGACGTGGACCGTGCTGCCGTCGGGACGGGCGACCCTCACGGCCGGGGGCTGCGGGGGCCGCGCAGCACGGAGCTGCCCTCGAACTCGGCCCCCAGCTCGGTGCGGACGTCGTCGAGGAGCAGACGGCCGCTGCGGCCGAAGAACTCGACGGGGTTGCGCCACAGGACGCGGTCGACGTCGTCCTCGGAGAAGCCCGCGACGAGCATCGCCTCGCCGACCTTCCGGGTCTTCAGCGGGTCGCTGCGGCCCCAGTCGGCGGCGGAGTTGACGAGCACCCGCTCCGGGCCGCGCTCGAGGAGGATCCGCACCATCCGGTGCTCGTCCATCTTCGTCTCGGGGTAGACGGAGAAGCCCATCCAGCAGCCGGCCGCGTCGACGTCCGCGAGGGTCGTCTCGTTGAGGTGGTCGACGACGACGGCGTCCGCGGCGATCCCCGAGGCCTCGACGAGCTCGAGCGTGCGCCGGGTGCCCGCCGCCTTGTCGCGGTGGGGGGTGTGGACCATGGCGGGCAGCCCGTGCTCGACGGCCATCGCCAGCTGGCGCGCGAAGGCGTCCTCCTCCGCGGCCGTCATCGAGTCGAAGCCGATCTCGCCGACGGCCACGACGCCGTCCTTCTCGAGGTAGCGCGGCAGCTCGTCGAGGACGGGCGTGCAGCGGGGGTCGTTGGCCTCCTTGGGGTTCAGCGCGATCGTGCAGTGGTGCGCCACGCCGAACTGCGAGGCGCGGAAGCGCTCCCAGCCCAGCAGCCCGTCGAAGTAGTCGAGGAAGGAGCCGACGTTCGTGCGCGGCTGGCCGAGCCAGAAGGCCGGCTCGACGAGCGCGGCGACGCCGGCGGCGGCCATCGCCTCGTAGTCGTCGGTCGTGCGCGACGTCATGTGGATGTGCGGGTCGAAGATCCTCATCAGCGGGCCTCCTCGGCGGCGGTGGGGTGGGCGGGGGGCGCGACGCCGAGCAGCGCGCGGGCGGCGGCCGCGGCGGCGAGCCGGTCCGGGGCGCCGTGCTGGGCGGCGTCGTCGAGGCCGGCCTGCGCCAGCGCGGGCGAGCCGGCGGGCAGGACGGCCGGCACGTCGACGGGCACGGGCCGCCCGGCGGCGACGCGCTCGGCGACGTAGCGGGCCGCCATCTCGGCGAGGCGCTCGTCCGCACGGTCGGCGAGCCGGTGGACGCAGGACAGCGGCACGCCGACGAAGAGGCACTTGAGCACCGCCTGGCGCCACACCTCGTCGTCCAGCACGTCGGCGCACGGGCCGACGGCGGCGGCGACGAGCCGGGTGTCGTTGGCGCGCAGCGCGTCCTCGACGAGCGCGGCGGGGACGGCGCCGCCGGGCAGCGCGGCGGCCGACCGCAGGAGGCCGCGGCGCTCCGTGGCGTCGGCGCGCTCGTGGAGCGAGGGGACCCCGGTGGTGCCGACCCGGCCCGCCGTGACGGCGTCGGTGACGAGCAGGGCGCGGGCGAGGTCGTCGACCGTCCCGAGCAGGCCCTCGGGGCCCAGCGGGTCCGCGCCGGGGACGAGCGGGCCGCGGCCCACCGACCGACCGACGGCGGGCAGCAGCACGTCGACGGGGGTGCCGGCGTCGGCCCGGTCGAGCAGCCGCTGCCACCGCGCGCGGACGTCGCCCGCGCCGTCGCCCGCCCCGGAGCCGTCACCGAGCCGCGCGGCCAGCGCCCGCCGCCAGGCGTCGGCGCCGTCTCCGGGCTCGGCCCAGCGGGCCAGCGACCAGCCGTGGGCGTCGTCGGGCCTGGTGCTGCTCACGGGGTGGCCTCCACGGGGTCTCGGGGGATGGCGGTGGTCGCGAGGGCCGCCGCGAGGGCCGCGGCGAGGGCGTCCCGGCTGCGGCGGGCGACGACGGGCGCGGCGTGGCCGTGCCGGGGGAGCTCGACGGCGGCCAGGCCGGTGTACCCGACCTCGACGAGGGCGGCGAGCACGTCCGGCAGGTCCACCTCGCCCTCGCCGAAGGGCAGGTGCTCGTGGACGCCGGGGCGCATGTCGTCGAGCTGGACGTTGGCCAGCGCCCCGGGGGCCAGCGCGTGCGCGCGGCGGACGGTGGCGCCGGGGCTGCGCGGCTCGTTGGCGACGGCGTGGCCGACGTCCAGCGTGAGGCCCAGCCCCGCAGGGCGTCCCAGGGCGTCGAGGACGGCGAGGGCGTCGTCGAGGACGGCCACGTGGTGGCCGGGCTCGGGCTCGAGGGCCAGCCGGACGCCGGCCTCCTCGGCGACGGGGACGAGCTCGGCGAGGGAGCGCAGCAGCCGGTCGGTGCCCTCCTCGGGGGTCGAGCCCGCCGGCAGCGGCCCGCTCCAGAAGGAGACGACCGGGGCGCCGAGCGCGGCGGCGGCCAGCACGGCGCGGTGCAGGAGGTCGACCCGGGCCTCGCGGCCGGGCTCGGAGTCGGTGCCGTCCGGCCCGACGAGCACGGGCCAGTGCTTGCGCCACGGGTCGAGGACGTAGCGGCCGCCGGTCTCGACGACGGCCACGAGGTCGCGGGCGCGGAGCTCGTCGCCCACCGCCGCGGCGCGGCGTCGCAGGTCGTCGGTGCTGCCCGACGGGTCGAGGTGGTGGTGGTCGAGCGTGAGGCCGACGCCGCCGTAGCCCAGCCCCGCGACGAGGTCGAGCGCCTCGGGCAGCCGGTGGTCGGCCAGGCCGTTGGTGCCGTAGCCGACGACGAAGGGGGTCGCCGGCAGGGCGGGGGCCGCGGCGGGTGCGCTCACGTGGCGGAGCCCCAGCGGCGCAGGGCCTTGCCGCCCGCGCCGAGGGCGAGGACGCCGGCGGCCGTGACCGGCTGCCGCAGACCGGCGAGCAGCGAGGCCTGGAGCGTGACGAGGGCCTTGAGGCCCGCGACGGTCGCCGACCGGGCGTCGCCCCCGGAGCCGGTGCCGGCGGCGGCCTGCACGGGCACGAGCCGCGCGACGTGCGCGGCGGAGGCGGCGACGCCGAGCGCCGCGCCGGCCACGGCGGACGTCCGGCCGGTGCCCCGCCGGACGGCGCCGACGGCGGCGGCCACGCCCGCGGCGGCGGAGGCGACGCCGGCGGCGGCCGACACCGCGGCGGCCCGCCGGGCGGTCGCGGGCGACGCGCCGTGGACCTCGCCCCGGGCGAGGTCGGTGACGGCGAGCGTGTGCAGCCCGACCGACAGCGCCGGCAGCGCCGCCGGGCGGAGCGCGGCGCCGAGGGGGAGGCCCGGTGCGGCCGCCGTCGCCCCGAGGACGACGTCGAGCAGCCGCGTGACGGCCATGCTGGCCGGCGCGAGCGGGCTGCTCTTGCCGACGAGGTCGTAGGTCCAGACGCCCGCGGCGAGGAGCGCGGCGCACCCGGCGGACCGGCGACCGCCGGTGAGGCCCGCGACGCCGACCCCCGCCGCGGTGAGCCCGGCCGCGGCGGCGAGCGCGGCCCGCGGGTCCACGCGGCCGCTGGGCAGCGGCCGCTCGGGCCGCTCGACGGCGTCGAGCTCCCGGTCGGCCCAGTCGTTGAGCACCATCCCGCCCCAGTAGAGGCAGACGGACGCGAGCGGCGTCGCGGCGGCGCGGGCCGCGGCGCCGCGGCCTCCGGGCCCGCCGGCGGCGGCGAGGCCCACGAGGGCGTCGCCGGGCACGGAGACGACGGCGGGCAGCCGGACGAGCTCGGCCCACTCGCGCCACGTGCCGAGCCCGCCGGCGGGCACGGTGCTCATCGGCGGCCGAGCTCCTCGGCGAGACCGAGGAGGGCGCGCCACTGCTCGCCCAGCGCGTGCTCGTCGCTGCCGGAGGGGTTCTTGAAGAAGAAGCCCAGCTCCGTCACCGCGCCGGTGCGGCCGGCCTCGGCGGCGGCCGCGACGAGGCGGACGAGGTCGAGCACGAGCGGCGCCGCGAGGGCCGAGTCGCACCCGGCCCACGTGAACTGCAGCGTCATCCGCGTCCCGAGGAAGCCCGTGAAGCCGATGTGGTCCCAGGCCGTCTTCCAGTCGCCGAAGTCCGGCACGTTGTCGATGTGCAGGGGGCCCGGGACGGGCCGCCCGACCATCGCCGCGAGGCCGGCGGCCTTCGTCGCGGTCTTGCTGCGCACCGCCTCGGGGTCGGCGAGGGTCTGCCCGTCGCCGCCGCCGAGGAGGTTGAAGGAGGCCCACGAGTCCACGTGCAGCGCCCGCTGGACGAACATCGGCGCGAGGACCGACTTCATCAGGGTCTCGCCCGTCTTGCCGTCGCTGCCCGCCCAGGTCGCGCCGGCGCGGCGGCCCTGCTCGGCCACGGCCGGCAGGTCGACGCCGGGGCTCGGGGTGAAGGCGACGAAGGAGGCGCCGACCTCGAAGGCGGCCCAGGCGTACGTCGCCGAGAGGGGCAGCGGCGAGCGGCCGGCCTCCCACGCGGAGCGGACCGACTCCGGCGTCGCGAGGTCCGCGGCCAGGGTCTCGTCCGACGGGTCGAGGGGCGGCTGCGTGCTCGAGACGTCGACGACGACGAGCCGGGCGAGGTCGTGGCGGCGGACGAAGTCGCGCAGGTCGCGGACGAGCGCGTCGACGACGGCGGCCTGGCCCCCCTCGCCCACGGTGGCGGCGGTGGCGGGAACGAGGACCTCCGCGTCCGCGGCGTCGAGCGCGTCGCCGAGGGCGTCGACGAGCTCGCGCGGCACGACGCGCTGGCTCGCGAGGAGCTCGGCGCGCTTGCGGTAGGGGACCTCCGAGAGGTCGTGCCCGCCGGTGACGAGGTCGTCGAGGCCGACGAGGTGCGCGCCCTCGAGCGCGGGCAGCTCGGTGACCATGCCGGTGGGCCCGGCCAGGCGGGCGCGCAGGGCGTGCGCGCCGAGCAGGGCGGTGGTGGCCACCGACCCCTTGGCGCCCACGAACCAGACGCCCACCCCTCCCGTGCCGCCGGCGGTCCCGGTCGTGAGGTCGCTGTCGTCCGTCATCGGTGATCGCTCCCAGCGGTCGTCGTGCGTGGTGTGCGTGGCGTGGGCCCGGGGCCCCGACGCGGGGGGACGGGGGTCCGGGGTGCCGGGCCGGCGCCCGAGGTCCGGCGCCGCAGGTGGCGCCGCGACGTCGCGACGGCGTCGTCCCGACAGGCCGCCCGAGGGCGGTCACGAGTTCTGTCTAGCACCCGGCACATGTGCTCCACCAGGCAGGTGAGCCGCCGGACCGTCCGCCGCGGGCGGGGGTCCGACGGCGGGTCAGGCCGCCGTCGCGCGGCGCCCGGACGGCGAGCCCTGCGGCAGCCAGCGGCGCAGCTGCTCCCGCCCGAAGAGCTCGTCGAGGACCATCGCGGCGGCGCCGGCGAGGCCGGGGTCGTCGCCCGCGGCGGCGCTCTCCACGCGGAGGTCGCGCGTCGCCAGCGGCAGCGAGCGCTGGTAGACGCCCTGCCGCACCGAGGCGAGCAGCAGGTCGGAGCCGGCGCCGAGCCGCCCGCCGAGGACGAGCAGGCCCGGGTCGAAGAAGTTGACGAGCGTGGCGAGGACCTGGCCGACGAGGTGCCCCGAGGCCTGGACCATCTCGACGCTCGTGCGGTCGCCCTCCTGGGCGGCGCGCACGACCTCCTCCACGCCGAGCCCGCCCGGCGCCGCCGCGGCGAGCCGGGCCAGCGCCGGGCTCGTGCCGTCGGCGGCCATCTCGGCCGCCCGGCGGACGAGGGCGGCCCCGCCCGCGACCGCCTCGAGGCAGCCGGTGTTGCCGCAGCGGCAGACGACGTCGGCGCCCCCCGGTGCCTCGACGTGCCCGATGTCGCCGGCGCAGCCGTGCGCGCCGCGCAGCAGCCGCCCGCGGGCGACGAGGCCGGCGCCGATGCCGGTGCCGACCTTGACGAAGAGCATGTCCTCGGGCTGGTCCGGGCGGTCGCCGAGCGGCGCGCGGCCCTGGCGGGCGTGCCGCCGGGCGACGACCTCGCCGAGCGCCATGAGGTTCACGTCGTTGTCGACCCACGTGGGGGCGTCCCACCGCTCGGACAGGCGGGCGCGGACGTCGGCGTCGTCCCAGCCGGGCATGATCGGCGGCCGGTTGGGCCGGCCGGAGAGGAACTCCACCGGCCCGGGCAGCCCGACGCCGACGCCCCAGACGGGGACGGGGCCGCGCTCGGCCGCCAGGCCGTCGAGCAGCCGGGCGAAGAGCTCGTCGACGCGGTCGAGGACGGGCCCCGGTCCGTCGGCGATGCTCGCGGGCTCGTCGAGCGAGGCCAGCAGCGTCCCGGCCAGGTCGGTGACGCCCACGGTGAGGCGGCTGGCGCCGAGCGGGGCGACGAGGACGACGCCGGCGTCGTGCCGCAGCGCGAGCTCGCGGGGGGCGCGGCCGCCGCTGGACGGGGCCGTGCCGTGCTCGTCGAGGACGCCCAGCTCGAGCAGCCGGGCGACGCGGCCGGCGACGACGCTGCGGCCGAGGCCGGAGGCGCGGACGACCTCGGGGCGGGTGCGGGCGACGCCCCGGCGGACGAGGTCGAGGACGGCGACGAGGCCGTCGACGAGGTCGTCGGGGAGGTCGGCCGGGCCGACCGGGCCGACCGGTCCCTCGGCGCGCGGGGGGATCGTCGGCACCGTCGCGGGGGCCGTGCCGGCGTCCGGCGTCGCTGCCGGACGCGCACGGGTCGGTGCGGTCATGGGGACGGACAGTAGTCGGCTGACTTCTGCTGTCCAGACGTTGACTTCTGCACGCCGACGGCATTAGATCGTCGGTGACGGGCGGCCATCAGGCCGTACGAGCACTGAAGCACTGTCACGACGCGGTGACCAGACCTCTCGCCGAACATCTCGGCAGCGATCGGTCACCGCACCCGGCACGACGACGCGCCGGGCGTCACGGGGCGTCACCGACGACACGGACCGCGTCTCCCACGACGCGACCGACAGCCACACGAGGGGGTGTGATGCGGGACGAGCTGCTCCGCATGACCGGGATCGTCAAGCACTTCCCCGGCGCCAAGGCCCTGGACGGCGTGGACCTCGTGGTCCGTGCCGGCGAGGTGCACTGCGTGCTCGGCCAGAACGGCGCCGGCAAGTCGACGCTCATCAAGGTCCTCGCGGGGGCGCACGCGCCCACCGCCGGCGAGATCACCTGGCAGGGGCAGCCGCTCACGCTGGCCAACCCTGTCGCGGCCATCAAGGCCGGCATCGCGACGATGTACCAGGAGCTCGACGTCGTCGACGGCCTCACGGTGGCCGACAACATCTACCTGGGCCACGAGATGTCGACGGCCGGGGTGACGAAGCGGCGCGAGGTCGAGCGGCACACGAAGGAGCTGCTCGCGCGCCTCGGCCACAGCGAGATCAAGCCGGGCACCGAGGTCGGCTCCCTCTCGGCGGCGGGCAAGCAGATCGTCAGCATGGCCCGCGCCCTCTCGCACGACGCGAAGCTCATCATCATGGACGAGCCGTCCGCGGTGCTGGACTCCGAGGAGGTCGACAACCTCTTCCGCACCGTCCGCGACCTCACCGCGGCGGGCGTCGGCATCGTCTACATCTCCCACCGCCTCGAGGAGATCCGCGAGATCGGCGACCGGATCACGGTCATCAAGGACGGCCGCTCCGTCGCCACCGACCTCGCCGTGGCCGACGTCCCCACCCCCGAGCTCATCCGGCTCATGACCGGCCGCACCGTCGAGGGCTTCCCCCAGCGCCCGGCCCTGCCGGCCGACGCCGCGGAGCTGCTCGTCGTCGACGGGCTCGCCGCGGACGGCGTCTTCGAGGACGTCTCCTTCACCGTCCGCGCCGGCGAGGTCGTCGGCCTCGCGGGGCTCGTGGGCGCCGGCCGCTCGGAGATCCTCGAGACGGTCTACGGCGCGCGGAAGGCGACCGCCGGCAGCGTGCGCGTGGGTGACAAGAAGCTGCGCGCCGGGTCCGTCGCCGCCGCGGTCGGCGCGGGCGTCGGTCTGGCGCCCGAGGAGCGCAAGAGCCAGGGCCTGCTCCTCGGCGAGCCGATCTACCGCAACATCACGCTGACGTCCTTCGCCCGCTTCGCCAAGGGCGGCCTGCTCGACGAGAAGGCCGAGCGGGCCGCGGCCACCGAGCAGATCAAGGCCATGGAGCTGCGGCCGGCCGACCCGGACCGGGTCATCGGCACGCTGTCGGGCGGCAACCAGCAGAAGGCGATGCTCGCCCGCTGGCTCGTCCACGGCTGCCGCGTCCTGCTCCTCGACGAGCCCACCCGCGGCGTCGACGTCGGCGCCCGGGCCGAGATCTACGCCCTCATCAACCAGCTGGCCGCCTCCGGCGCGGCCGTCGTCGTGGTCTCCAGCGAGATCCCCGAGGTCCTCGGGCTCGCCGACCGCGTGCTGGTCATCTCCGACGGGCGGGTCGTCCACACCGGCCCCGCCGACCAGATCGACGAGCACGGGGTCCTCGACCTCGTCATGGAAGGACGCGCGGCATGAGCCAGAACACGCCCGACCTGGCGACGGCGGGGTCCGTCCCGCCGGACGACAAGAACGGCGGGAGCCCGACGCCGCTGGAGCGCCGCGGTGCGACGCCGGGCGCCGGTCCCATGCCCCCGGGGGCCGAGGGCAACGCGGTGACCCGCCTCCTGGGCAGCGACACCGGGCGCACGCTCGGTCTCGTGGCCGTGCTCGTGCTCATCGTCGTCGCCGGCATCGCGACGGCGGGCGGCCAGTTCGCCAGCGTGCCGACCCTCATCACGATCCTCAACCTGGCCGCGGTCATCGGCGTCGTCAGCATCGGCATGACCTTCGTCATCACCGGTGGCGGGATCGACCTGTCGGTCGGCTCGCTCGTGGGGCTGTCCTCCATCTGGGCCTCCACGGTGGCCACGCAGACCATCGCGGCCAACAGCCACTGGTCCGTCATGGTCTTCACGGCGGTCGCCGTCGGCGCGGTGGCCGGTCTCGTGACCGGGGCGGTCATCGCCTACGGCAAGGTCGTCGCCTTCATCGCGACGCTCGCCATGCTCATCGCGGCCCGGGGCCTCGCCGAGCTGATCGCCCAGAACCGCACGCAGATCGTCACGGTCGACGGCTACTCCGACGCCCTGACGGGTCGGGTGCTCGGCGTCCCGGTGCTCGTGTGGATCTTCGCGCTGGTCTCCCTCGCCGGCTGGTTCCTCCTCAACCGGACGACCTTCGGCCGCCGCACCATCGCGGTCGGTGGTAACCCCGAGGCCGCGCGCCTCGCCGGCATCAAGGTGCAGCGGCACACGATGTACCTCTACGCCCTCTCGGGCGTCTGCTCCGGGCTCGGCGGCGCCATGATCCTGGCGCGCGTCAACTCCGGCTCGTCGACGAACGGCACCCTCTACGAGCTCGACGCCATCGCGGCCGTCGTCATCGGCGGCACCCTCCTCGCCGGTGGCCGCGGCACGATCATGGGCACCGTCCTCGGCGTCCTCATCTTCGCGACGCTGACCAACGTCTTCGTCCAGAACAACCTGTCGATCTCCACGCAGTCCATCGCCAAGGGCGCCATCATCGTCGTGGCCGTCCTCCTGCAGCAGCGCCTCGCGGCGCGCCGGACACCCCGCAAGGCCGGGTAGTGGCCCCGACCCTCCCGCCCTTGCCCGGGGCTCCTGACCAGACCTCCCCCCACGACCGCCCGACCATCTCAACGAGGAGAACCATGTCCACCACCACGACCCGCCGCCGCCCCTGGATGCTCGCGGCGAGCTCGCTGGCCGTCGGCTCGCTCCTGCTCACCGGCTGCGTCTCCAACGAGCCGGCGGGCACGACCGACGACGCGGCCGGCGAGGCCGTCCAGGCGGCGACCGCCAACAACGAGCCCGGTGACACGGTCACCATCGGCTTCACGGCGCCGGCCGCCGACCACGGCTGGATGTCGGCCATCACGCGGGCCGCCCAGGACCGCGCCGAGCAGTTCGAGGACGTCGACCTGCAGGTCGCCGAGGGCACCAACGACGTCAACCTGCAGATCGCCGCCGTCGAGACCTTCATCAACAACGGCGTCGACGCCATCGTCATCCTCCCCTTCGACGGCGCCGCCCTCACCGACGTGGCCACGCAGGCCATGGAGCAGGGCATCACGGTCATCAACGTCGACCGCGAGTTCACCTCCCCCTTCGCCGCCCGCGCCACGGTGCTCGGCGACAACTACGGCATGGGCGTCTCGGCCGGCACGTACATGTGCGAGCAGCTGGGCGACAACCCCGACGCCGTCATCGCCGAGATCGCCGGCATCGACTCCCTCCCGCTGACGCAGGACCGCAGCCAGGGCTTCGCCGACGCGCTGGCCGACTGCGGTCTCGAGGTCAGCAACCGCGTCGCCGCGGACTTCACCGTCCAGGGCGGCCAGACGCAGGCGGCCAACCTCCTCTCGGCCGCCCCGCAGATCGACGCCATCTGGAACCACGACGACGACCAGGGCGTCGGCGTCCTCGCGGCCATCGAGCAGGCCGGGCGCGACGAGTTCTTCATGGTCGGCGGCGCCGGCTCCGCCAACGTCATGCGCGAGATCCAGGAGGGCGACTCCGTCCTCCAGGCCACCGTCGTCTACCCGTCCACGCAGGCGGCCGACGGCGTCAGCCTGGCCCGCCTCGTCGAGCAGGAGAAGGACATGGACGACCTGGTCTCCAGCCAGGTCCCGCGCCAGGTCCAGCTCTTCGCGCCCGTCGTGACGGCCGACAACGTGGACCAGTACCTGGACACCGCGTTCGAGTCCTGACGACCCCCGGCGGCGGTGCGGGCACGCAGGTGCCCGCGCCGCCGCCCGTCGCGTCCCCGGCCCGCCCCGCGGGCGGCCCGGCGGCGCACAGGTGAGGAGCACCAGACATGGCAGACAGCACGGCGAAGCAGGGGGCGCCCGCCCTCGGCGTGGCGATGGTGGGCTACTCCTTCATGGGGGCCGCCCACTCCCAGGCGTGGTCGGTGGCGCCGCGGTTCTTCGACCTCCCGCTCCACCCGCGGATGCTCGTGGTGGCCGGCCGGCAGGCCGGCCCGGTCGAGGCCGCGGCCCGCAGGCTCGGCTGGGAGGGGAGCACGACCGACTGGCGGTCGCTGCTGGAGCGTGACGACGTCGACCTCGTCGACGTCTGCACCCCGGGCGACACGCACGCCGAGATCGCGGTCGCGGCGCTCGAGGCCGGCAAGCACGTCCTCTGCGAGAAGCCGCTGGCCAACTCGGTCGCGGAGGCGCAGGTCATGGTCGACGCCGCCGAGAAGGCGGCCGTGGCCGGCGTCCGCGCGACGGTGGGCTTCACGTACCGGCGCGTGCCGGCGATCGCGCTGGCGCGCCAGCTCGTCGCCGAGGGCCGGGTCGGCACCGTCCGCCACGTGCGGGCCCAGTACCTCCAGGACTGGATCGCCGACGAGCAGGCGCCGATGTCCTGGCGCCTGGAGAAGGAGAAGGCCGGCTCGGGGGCGCTGGGGGACATCGGCGCCCACGTCGTCGACCTCGCCCAGCACGTCACGGGCGAGCTGCTCACGGGCGTCTCCGGCCTCC carries:
- a CDS encoding TatD family hydrolase, whose product is MRIFDPHIHMTSRTTDDYEAMAAAGVAALVEPAFWLGQPRTNVGSFLDYFDGLLGWERFRASQFGVAHHCTIALNPKEANDPRCTPVLDELPRYLEKDGVVAVGEIGFDSMTAAEEDAFARQLAMAVEHGLPAMVHTPHRDKAAGTRRTLELVEASGIAADAVVVDHLNETTLADVDAAGCWMGFSVYPETKMDEHRMVRILLERGPERVLVNSAADWGRSDPLKTRKVGEAMLVAGFSEDDVDRVLWRNPVEFFGRSGRLLLDDVRTELGAEFEGSSVLRGPRSPRP
- a CDS encoding EboA domain-containing protein, translated to MSSTRPDDAHGWSLARWAEPGDGADAWRRALAARLGDGSGAGDGAGDVRARWQRLLDRADAGTPVDVLLPAVGRSVGRGPLVPGADPLGPEGLLGTVDDLARALLVTDAVTAGRVGTTGVPSLHERADATERRGLLRSAAALPGGAVPAALVEDALRANDTRLVAAAVGPCADVLDDEVWRQAVLKCLFVGVPLSCVHRLADRADERLAEMAARYVAERVAAGRPVPVDVPAVLPAGSPALAQAGLDDAAQHGAPDRLAAAAAARALLGVAPPAHPTAAEEAR
- a CDS encoding sugar phosphate isomerase/epimerase family protein; this encodes MSAPAAAPALPATPFVVGYGTNGLADHRLPEALDLVAGLGYGGVGLTLDHHHLDPSGSTDDLRRRAAAVGDELRARDLVAVVETGGRYVLDPWRKHWPVLVGPDGTDSEPGREARVDLLHRAVLAAAALGAPVVSFWSGPLPAGSTPEEGTDRLLRSLAELVPVAEEAGVRLALEPEPGHHVAVLDDALAVLDALGRPAGLGLTLDVGHAVANEPRSPGATVRRAHALAPGALANVQLDDMRPGVHEHLPFGEGEVDLPDVLAALVEVGYTGLAAVELPRHGHAAPVVARRSRDALAAALAAALATTAIPRDPVEATP
- a CDS encoding SCO3242 family prenyltransferase: MSTVPAGGLGTWREWAELVRLPAVVSVPGDALVGLAAAGGPGGRGAAARAAATPLASVCLYWGGMVLNDWADRELDAVERPERPLPSGRVDPRAALAAAAGLTAAGVGVAGLTGGRRSAGCAALLAAGVWTYDLVGKSSPLAPASMAVTRLLDVVLGATAAAPGLPLGAALRPAALPALSVGLHTLAVTDLARGEVHGASPATARRAAAVSAAAGVASAAAGVAAAVGAVRRGTGRTSAVAGAALGVAASAAHVARLVPVQAAAGTGSGGDARSATVAGLKALVTLQASLLAGLRQPVTAAGVLALGAGGKALRRWGSAT
- a CDS encoding inositol-3-phosphate synthase, translating into MTDDSDLTTGTAGGTGGVGVWFVGAKGSVATTALLGAHALRARLAGPTGMVTELPALEGAHLVGLDDLVTGGHDLSEVPYRKRAELLASQRVVPRELVDALGDALDAADAEVLVPATAATVGEGGQAAVVDALVRDLRDFVRRHDLARLVVVDVSSTQPPLDPSDETLAADLATPESVRSAWEAGRSPLPLSATYAWAAFEVGASFVAFTPSPGVDLPAVAEQGRRAGATWAGSDGKTGETLMKSVLAPMFVQRALHVDSWASFNLLGGGDGQTLADPEAVRSKTATKAAGLAAMVGRPVPGPLHIDNVPDFGDWKTAWDHIGFTGFLGTRMTLQFTWAGCDSALAAPLVLDLVRLVAAAAEAGRTGAVTELGFFFKNPSGSDEHALGEQWRALLGLAEELGRR
- a CDS encoding ROK family protein, producing MTAPTRARPAATPDAGTAPATVPTIPPRAEGPVGPVGPADLPDDLVDGLVAVLDLVRRGVARTRPEVVRASGLGRSVVAGRVARLLELGVLDEHGTAPSSGGRAPRELALRHDAGVVLVAPLGASRLTVGVTDLAGTLLASLDEPASIADGPGPVLDRVDELFARLLDGLAAERGPVPVWGVGVGLPGPVEFLSGRPNRPPIMPGWDDADVRARLSERWDAPTWVDNDVNLMALGEVVARRHARQGRAPLGDRPDQPEDMLFVKVGTGIGAGLVARGRLLRGAHGCAGDIGHVEAPGGADVVCRCGNTGCLEAVAGGAALVRRAAEMAADGTSPALARLAAAAPGGLGVEEVVRAAQEGDRTSVEMVQASGHLVGQVLATLVNFFDPGLLVLGGRLGAGSDLLLASVRQGVYQRSLPLATRDLRVESAAAGDDPGLAGAAAMVLDELFGREQLRRWLPQGSPSGRRATAA
- a CDS encoding sugar ABC transporter ATP-binding protein, coding for MRDELLRMTGIVKHFPGAKALDGVDLVVRAGEVHCVLGQNGAGKSTLIKVLAGAHAPTAGEITWQGQPLTLANPVAAIKAGIATMYQELDVVDGLTVADNIYLGHEMSTAGVTKRREVERHTKELLARLGHSEIKPGTEVGSLSAAGKQIVSMARALSHDAKLIIMDEPSAVLDSEEVDNLFRTVRDLTAAGVGIVYISHRLEEIREIGDRITVIKDGRSVATDLAVADVPTPELIRLMTGRTVEGFPQRPALPADAAELLVVDGLAADGVFEDVSFTVRAGEVVGLAGLVGAGRSEILETVYGARKATAGSVRVGDKKLRAGSVAAAVGAGVGLAPEERKSQGLLLGEPIYRNITLTSFARFAKGGLLDEKAERAAATEQIKAMELRPADPDRVIGTLSGGNQQKAMLARWLVHGCRVLLLDEPTRGVDVGARAEIYALINQLAASGAAVVVVSSEIPEVLGLADRVLVISDGRVVHTGPADQIDEHGVLDLVMEGRAA
- a CDS encoding ABC transporter permease codes for the protein MSQNTPDLATAGSVPPDDKNGGSPTPLERRGATPGAGPMPPGAEGNAVTRLLGSDTGRTLGLVAVLVLIVVAGIATAGGQFASVPTLITILNLAAVIGVVSIGMTFVITGGGIDLSVGSLVGLSSIWASTVATQTIAANSHWSVMVFTAVAVGAVAGLVTGAVIAYGKVVAFIATLAMLIAARGLAELIAQNRTQIVTVDGYSDALTGRVLGVPVLVWIFALVSLAGWFLLNRTTFGRRTIAVGGNPEAARLAGIKVQRHTMYLYALSGVCSGLGGAMILARVNSGSSTNGTLYELDAIAAVVIGGTLLAGGRGTIMGTVLGVLIFATLTNVFVQNNLSISTQSIAKGAIIVVAVLLQQRLAARRTPRKAG
- a CDS encoding substrate-binding domain-containing protein, with protein sequence MSTTTTRRRPWMLAASSLAVGSLLLTGCVSNEPAGTTDDAAGEAVQAATANNEPGDTVTIGFTAPAADHGWMSAITRAAQDRAEQFEDVDLQVAEGTNDVNLQIAAVETFINNGVDAIVILPFDGAALTDVATQAMEQGITVINVDREFTSPFAARATVLGDNYGMGVSAGTYMCEQLGDNPDAVIAEIAGIDSLPLTQDRSQGFADALADCGLEVSNRVAADFTVQGGQTQAANLLSAAPQIDAIWNHDDDQGVGVLAAIEQAGRDEFFMVGGAGSANVMREIQEGDSVLQATVVYPSTQAADGVSLARLVEQEKDMDDLVSSQVPRQVQLFAPVVTADNVDQYLDTAFES